ACCGACTCCCGATTCCGCCGATTTCGACCGGCTTCACGAGTTCAGGACGTCGTGCAGCCGAATGTGGAAGGGGCCGAGCTTGCCCCCGTAATTGCCCGAGGTGATCGCCACAAGTCCCCGATCGCCCCGGACGGCGGCCCGGACGCCCTCCGCCGTGGCCCGTTCGACGGCCTCCAGCGTGAGCCCGTCAATCACGATCTCGTAAGCGCAACGGACGTCCGCCGGCAATTCGGTCGGGACGAGGCCCCGGAGGCTTGGCGCGAAGGCCGTGTTGGTGCTCGCGCGGAGCGCCTTGTACTTGCTTCCCACCTTAGAGCCCGATCGAGCGATGCCCCCCGGAAAAGGAAGGATTACGCCTTCGATCGTCCGCATCACGGCGGCGGCCTCCTCGGCGGCGGCCAGCACGCCGGCTGGGTCCGTCCCCATCATGATGATGTTGCCGCCGGCCACGCCCTTGGTCGTGCCGAAGACCTCCTCGCAGACGAACTCGCCGTCCATCACGGGGATCCGCCAGTAGCGACGTCCCGCGAGACGTTTGGAGATCTGCCAGCCGTCGCCGAAGTATCGCAGCCGGCCGCCGACGATCACCGTCTTCTCACCCGCGGTCAGGCCGTTGTAGCAGGCGGTCGTTGGGCAGGTCATGACGCACTGACCGACCCGATTCACGAGCGCCTTCTCCAGAGCCTCGCGACTGAAAGCGAACGCCAGCAGCGAGACCCCCGGCCGGCCGTCGGGGGTCTCGCTGGTGGAAAGCCGGCGCTCGACGGCCACCTCGGCATCGCAGCCGATGACGCTCGTGGCATAGCCCGAGACCGTTCGGCCGGCGATCTCGGCCCATCGGGTCGAGTCGGCCGTCACGACGAGCCGCGCCGCGGTCATCGGAAAGGCCTCGGCGAAGGTATCCACGATCGTCACACCGTCAAGGATCATGGCCGAGCCCCCACCCGTGCGACGGGCGTCGGGCTTGCAAGATCGTCGAACCTCAGCCCAAAGTTCGCTGGATGGAACGACGCCCCTTCCGCGAGCCTCGCCGATAATTCACGCCGCGATTCAGGGGAGACATCCAACTCGGTGAACAGCGTGACGCCTCCCGGCGCCGACCGAAGCTCGCCGACCTCGACGATGATCTCTCCCCCCTTCACCACCCAGCGGGGGAAGGCGAACATCCGTCGCCGGTCGTCGTCGGGCATGTAGATCGTCACGTCTCCATCGGCCCCAGGACCGAGATGCCCCTTGCGGTCGAGCCCCAGGATCCGCGCCGGACCGGCGCGGGTGACGACGGCGATCTCTCGCAGCGTGTACTCGCGTGAAAGGTCGCCGAGCGAGGTCCGCGAGCGAACCTTCTCGGGAAGCCGGGCCATGACCTCATCGCGAAGATTCTTGCTCATCAGCAGGGCGACGACATCGGGGTAGGCGCGAAAGGAGGCGCCGTTGGGATGGTCGGTCGACATCGCGACCTTCCACGGGTCGTCGACGCGCAGGAACCACTCCAGTCCGATCGCCCACTGAAGGGCGTGGATGAAGTTGCGATCCTCGTAGACGATGGGCGAAACGCCGCAGCCGTCCTCCTGTTCGACGTCGTGGTTGTACCACTTGCGACCCAGGAGGTTCGCCAGATAGTGGCCGGTCGGGCCATCGGCCGTCATGCTGGTCGTCTCACCGAACATCACCTGGCCGACGTCCACGGTGATTCCCTCGTGAGCGTTGACGTACCCCGCCAGCGGCCCCACTTCCGAGCCGAAGTCCGCCGGCCTGTCCGGGGTTCCGCCGTAACTGTGGAACTGAATGTGGGCCATATGGACTCGTCGACCGTCGAGGGCCTGCATGCCCTCCAGGGTCTGTTCCCAGTTGCCGGGGAGACCCAGATTCAGGCCATGGAAATGGAGCGGATGCGGCAGCCCGAGCGTGTCGACGGCATCAGCGAGCGCGACGACGACGTCACGCGGAGTTACTTCGAAATGGTCGACGCAGTCGTCCCACTGGGCGATGCGCGAGCCTCCCAGCTTCCATTGCTCGACGCCGCCTGGATTCACGGCCTTCACACCGAACCCCTTGGCGGAGTCCAGCAGCCAGGCGACCGTTCGGCGAACGCGTTCGGGATCGCGTTCTCGGACGGCGTCGAGGATCAGGTGGTTGTTCCCCATCAGGACGAGCATCGCCTTGTCGATGAGCGGTACGTCGGCGAACTCGGCGTGGGCCTGCCGCGCTCCCAGGGGAGGGATCGCTGCGTCGACCGCCGTCGTGTATCCGAGCCCTGCGTAGAGGTAGCCGGTCGTGAACGAACTCGGGACGCTGCCGATCGTCCCGGAGCGGAAGTCCCGCCACCGTCGCATCACCCGATCCTCGCCTCGACGCTCCTCGGGCCGCATGATCCGCGCGGCGTTCACCTTCGAGCCAGCGACGTGCGAATGGACGTCCACGCCGCCCGGCATCACGATGCAGCCGCGGGCGTCGATCGTCCGGTCCGCCCTGGCGTCAGCATCGGTCGGCGGCGCTACGATCCGACCATCCTGGATCCAGACGTCGCCCACGACGTCGTCCGCCCTGTTCCTGGGGTCGATGATTCGACCTCCAGCGATCTTCAGAGTGCTCATTGGCTTGCCCCCGCCTTCGACGCGGCGACGGCCCGCTCGATTCGGTCAAGCCATTCCTGCGCGCCAGGCGAAGATCGCGGCCGGAACGCCCGGACGGGCAATACGACACCATCGACTCTGGTGAACGTCCCCGAGTCGTCGACGCCCGCGGTACCCGCCGGAAGGGCGACGTCGGCCCGGTCGAACGCCTGACTCCTGGGAGAGCCGATGAAGATCCAGGGGCGAGATTCAAGCGCGTCATGAGACGGCTCGGGCACTTCGCCGAGCACCAGAGCGGCGTCGAACTCCCCCGTGGCGAGCCGTCCCGCAGCCGAAGTCTCGCCTGGCAACGATTCAGGAAACCCTGCCGCGAAATCGACCCCCGGAGTGAATCCCGACTGCCAGCCCAGCACCCCTTCCGCCCCATGCGAATTGCCCGGTTCGCCGAGTCCAAGGGCGACGAACCTCGTTCCGCGGGCGAGTTCACGAACCAGGGCCGTCACCGCGTGATGCCGCCCCTCGGCTCCTTCCGCGCCCGCCCGCCCCGCGAACGCCCCGTAGAACCAGGCCCCGTAGCGAGCGCCCCGCAACACCTTCACGAGAGTCTGAAGGTCGTCGATGCGATGGCCGGTCGCCTCTTCAACACGATCCGGCTCCAGTTCACAACCTCGTACGAGGGCTCTCAGGACGTTCAGAAGGTTCAACTCCCGTCCTCGCTCGATCCTCACGAAGTGATCGGCGAGTCGCGCTGTCGGCGTCTCATCCACGTCGAATACGATGACGCGACGCGATTCTCGGCCTCCGGGGACGAAACGTCCCACGGCGTCGATCGAGTAACGCTCGAAATGACGCGGATGAGTGGTCGCCGGGTCACAAGCCCAAAAGACGATGACGTCCGCCCGCGCCTTCACTTCCCCGAGCGTCGCCCCGACCGCCCCCACGCGCTGCATTGCTGTGATTCGCGCCCAGGCTGCAGAGGCTTCACCGATCTCAAGCGTCGCGCCGAGCCGGTCCGCCAAGCCGACGACCTTCCGGACGGTCTCGTTCGTCGACCGCTCCAGACCCACAATCACTGGGGCTTGGGACTCCCCGAGGATTCGCGCGCACTCGCTGACAGCCTCCTCGATCGTGACGTCCCTTCCCTTCCTTCGGGGCGACGCTGAGTCCTCGGGAATCGTCGGCACGCCGATCAAGATTGGACGCGCCATGTCGCAGGCGTTACGAGCTTCGACGACGCGACCGGACTCCACCTCCAGCAAGATGTCGTCGCAAAGACATCCGCAGAGGGTGCAGGTGAAAGGCGCTTCGGCCGAAGCGAGATCAATCTCGTCCTTCAACGTCATGGGCGAATCGTCATCCGCGAGCAGGTTTTCCTCAATCGAAGCCCGACCGATCGGCTGTGCTGCCATACGCCCGAACATACCATGCCCTCGCGATCGTCTCCATCGCCTGAGGGCGTTGAAGGAGCCTCAAGGTTCGCATACACCGGCTTCGACCTCGACGAAGAGCGAGACGCAGGTCCAATCAGCAAACTCGGCGCATCTTGCTCAGTCTCGATGACCGCTGGAATCCCTACCTCGCTCTCGAAGTCCAGCCAAGTCTCAAAGAAGTCGGACGGCAGCTCATCCGAAATCAAGGCCATTGAAGACGCAGGATGCGTCGACTCGACCCGCCCAATTCCGCCCCGAAGGGCGCTCCGATCCCATCGACATAAGCTGTGCCGACAGGAAGGTGCACAATGAGCCGGAACGCATACACCAAGGTTCTCATCCTCTTAGGCACGCTATGGGGCGGCGCAGCCGGCTCGAATATGCACCAGGTGGCTGCCCAGGAAGCCGAAGTTGCTCCCGCCGTGGGAGATTTCTCAAGCCTGGCGGGGGACCTCTCGTCCACGCCTGCGTTTATCGATCCCAGGATGCAGCAACCTTCTAATAGCCCTGCAGGAACGACCGCCACTTACGGGCCTCGGGTCGAGATGGGTTTCTTCGACACGATCGCAGAGTCGCTCCTTGGCGACGCCTACGCTCAGGGGAGTTGGCACCCGCTCCGTCTTGGAACCTTCTTCAGCGAGGGCTGGCTCGAGCCCTAGGCCGGGGGCCCGGACGGACAGGACGGTCTCACACCTCGCCACGGGTGGTTAGGCTCCTTCGAAGGCGTGTTCTATCGACTCTGGCTCGTGAATTTCGGCTACTCGAATAGTCTCTCGAAGCCGTATGGGGGGAGTGCTTACACGGGTACGTACGTCGTCTTCCTCCCATTCAGCCGCCGGTTCGAGCTCTCCTTCAACGTGCCGTTCGTGGTCGCGAATGGGACCACGGACACAAAGCGCGGCTATCGGTTGGACTTCGGTGATCTCGCCGTGACCGCGAGGTTCCTCCTTAGAGAGTCCGAGGCTTTCACGGACACGTTCAATCTCGCGGTGGTGAATCCAACCGGCCATCCCGACACCGGCGGAAGACAGATGTCGATCTTCCCGAGGTACTCCTTCTGGTACAACCCTGGGGGTCCCTGGGTCGTCCGAGGTGGGACCGGCGTGAACATCCCGCTGAACAAGAACGACCAGCGGCCGGTCACCGGGATCACGCCCGGTGGAAATCCCCTCTTCGGCGAATCCCCCCTACAAACTGCGTACTTCGCAGACGTTGCGATCGGCCGCTATTTCCGACCTCACGACGTGCCGTTTGGCGATCTGGTGTTTTACGTGAACGCCAATATCGTCGTCCCGTTCGAGGACAGCCAGCAAGGGACCTACTTCGGGGTGGGCCCCGGAACTCGGTTCCAGATCGCGAAGGACTGGTACTTCCTGAATTACTGGGAGGTGCCTGTCGTCGGGCCCACCCCCTTCGTCTACCAGATGCAGACGGCGATTCTAAAAGTATTCTAATTCGGCGGGGCCTGCCGACGAGGGGGCATGAAACATCCCGCGACACAACCCTCAGAGCCCCCATTGATGATCAGACTCCGGAGGCGCAGCGCTTTTCCGAGTCGACTTCGACGTCTCTCCGGAAGAATCGGAACGATTCGGTAGATCCGATTTTATCCCGGCCGCCCCCATAACCGATACCTACGTCGTGCGGGGTCGGCCCGAAGGTTCGGTGTTGCCAGTCGTAAGCTTGGAGGGAGCATATGTCCAACCGGCGCAGGATCGCGGCGATCCTCCTTGCTCTCGCGAGCTGGATCGTCGAGAAGCAGACGGTCGCCCAGGAAGCGCCGGCGATGCTCTTCGAGGACCCCGCGACCGGCGCGGATGCTCCTGAAGCCGCCGCCGGGTCGACGGCCGGCTCGGTTCCGGCGGCTCCGGCCGCCCCAAATCCCTACGCGGGCGATCTGATGACCCGCTATCGGCTGACCGGCGATTGGTGGGGGGCCCGATCCGCCCTCGCCGAAAGCGGTCTGACTTTCGATCTGTTCGACACTCAGTTCTACCAGGGGGTGGCGAGCGGAGGTCAGACTCAGAAATTCCGGTATGGCGGAAAGATCGACTATCTCTTCAACCTTGACGCCGGCAAGCTCAACGTCTGGCCGGGGTTCTTCACGACTCTCCACGCCGAGACCCGGTACGGGAGCGACGTGAACAATATCGATGGGTTGCTCGCCCCATCGAACCTGCCGATGAACTTCCCGAAAGCGAACACGAATATCACGTCGATCACGGGTTTGAAGTTCACGCAGATGATCGGCCAGAACCTGGCCCTTTACTTCGGAAAGATCAACAGTCTGGATGAGTACGGGTTCCGATACTCGCCAGGGCTTGGGACCAACCGGCCTGGCCTGGAAGGATTCTTGAATACCTCGCTGGTATTCAATCCGATCGTCGCAAGAACCGTCCCCTATTCCACCATTGGAACCGGATTTGCTTTCCTCCGCGAGGGCCAGCCATGGCTCTCGCTTTCAGTCTTCGATCCTGAAGAGCGGGCGGCGACGTGGGGCGGAAACTTCTTCGCTCGCGGCGTGGTGTTGGTGCCAAATCTGATGCTCCAGGGCAAGCCCCTCGGCCGGCCAGGAAAGCTCAACTTCGGCGGAACCTGGAGCAGCGCCCAGTACAGGTCCTTCGATCCGGCTTCCTATTTAAGCCTTCCGCCGCAATTGATTTTCGACGAGCGCTTTTCACCGAAAGAAACGGGGTCCTGGTCGCTCTACACCAACTTCTACCAGGCCCTCTGGGTGGACGAGCAGGACGAGTCGCGAACCTGGGGCGTCTTCGGTCAGTTTGGGATCTCAGACGGAAACCCGAATCCGATCAAATTCGTGGCAAACGGCGGCATCGGCGGCAGAAGCATAATTCCCGGACGAACACTCGACACATTCGGAGTCGGATACTTCCATCTGGGATTGAGCAACAACTTCAAGACCCTGTCCCGACCGTTCCTGCCTCAGGGGGATGAGTACGGCGGCGAACTCTTCTACAACGCCGCTCTCACGCCGTGGGCTCGGTTCACTGTCGATCTCCAGATCGCACGTCCGAGCACTGTCCAGTATGACACCGTGATTATCCCGGGAATCCGTCTTCAGATTCTGTTCTGATGCGGCTTCGATAAGCTCTGCCTCGACCGTCCGTGCCGCAGGCCATCAATCCTCCTCCGCGGCGTGCGGTCCGCCTCCTCCTCCATTTGTTCTCGCCCCCCTGCCGGCGGGATGACCTTTGCCCTGCCAGACGTGAGACCCCCGGAGACCGGCCTGGCCCAGGGCCTAGCCATCATCCGGACGGAGAACGATGTCGCATCGACGTATCTCGTTTAGGTCAATGCTCTTGCGACCCTCGGCGACAGCGGGTTCTCCTGGTTCGCGTGGTTGATCGCCCAAACATCACGGCGAAAAGCCCGAAAATGTCCGCACGTGGTAGACTCGACTCAGACGGGTGAGGATTCATGAAAAGGTAATGGGGCCACCGTCCGACTGCTCGTCGCGTGTCCCGCCTTGACGTGACTCCCCTCTTGGATTTTGGCGCCGTCCCCTGCTCGCCATCCAGCTTTCGGCTTGAGCTGATGGGACTTGAATTGATCGACACCTGCGATTCAACGTTCCGACGTTCGAGAGGCTGCTTTGATGAGCCGCATTGGACTTGCGCTTTCAGGCGGGGGATTTCGAGCCACGCTGTTTCATCTTGGCATACTTCGATTCCTTCGCGACGCCGGGGTTCTCTCTCGGATCAGTGACATCACGTCGGTCTCTGGGGGGAGCGTCGGTGCCGCTCATCTGGTGCTGAACTGGCAGCGATACACCGGCTCAGCCGAGGAGTTCGACGAAGCCGCCGGCGAATTGATCCGCTTCATTCGACTCGACGTCCGTAACCGAATCGTCAGACGCTTCCCGGCGGCCGCGGCGGGGAACGCCTTTCGCTTGCTACTCGGTCTGGGCCGCAGTCGCCGCTGGACGAGACCTGGGTTGCTGGAGGCGCAATACGAACGCCATCTATATGGCGACAAGTGTCTCTACGAACTCCCCGCGATGCCGCAGCTTCAAATGCTGTCCACCAATCTGAACGAAGGCTGTCTCTGTTCATTCACGCGGTCAGGCCTTCTGGTCGAGCGGAGAAATGCGGGCGGCGGAACCAACTTTGAGCTGATGCCGACGACGCTGGCGACGATCCCCATGGCGGTGACGGCGTCTTCTGCATTTCCGGGGTTCTTTCCGCCGTTGCAACTAACTGCCCACGATGTAGGGCTTGAAGAGGGCGGGTTCCCTCCCCACCTGTTCACCGACGGAGGCGTTTACGACAACCTCGGCATCCGCATGTTCCGCCACATCCAGAACTCCTGGATCGGTCAGGATGCGCCATTACGGGCCGACGATTTCGTCGACCTGGAAGCCGCCAATACAGCCTTGACGGCTGCCGTGGACTCCGAGGCCGAGAGCCCCCTGGGGAGACTCGGGAGGCTGGCCAGGATTCGGTCTGAGGAGCAACGAGACCAGCACCGGACCTCGTCGGAAGATCTGCCGCAGAATCTCTGGAATGTTATCGTCCACAACAAGCTCTATTGTGAGAGAGCATTCCTTGACCTGCCGTTGGAAGATGAACAGGCGGCAGCCTTGCTCAATCTAACCAAGCGCGACCGTGTCCTTGAGATGGGAGACCATCTGAGGCTGAATCGCGCTCTGGTTCAAGCAGCCTTTCGCGCGGCTGGTGTGAAACGTCTCTTGAAGTCGACCAACATGAAATTTGATGCGGTCATTGTCAGCGATGCTGGCAAACCGTTCG
The nucleotide sequence above comes from Paludisphaera rhizosphaerae. Encoded proteins:
- a CDS encoding transporter is translated as MNFGYSNSLSKPYGGSAYTGTYVVFLPFSRRFELSFNVPFVVANGTTDTKRGYRLDFGDLAVTARFLLRESEAFTDTFNLAVVNPTGHPDTGGRQMSIFPRYSFWYNPGGPWVVRGGTGVNIPLNKNDQRPVTGITPGGNPLFGESPLQTAYFADVAIGRYFRPHDVPFGDLVFYVNANIVVPFEDSQQGTYFGVGPGTRFQIAKDWYFLNYWEVPVVGPTPFVYQMQTAILKVF
- the fhcD gene encoding formylmethanofuran--tetrahydromethanopterin N-formyltransferase, whose product is MILDGVTIVDTFAEAFPMTAARLVVTADSTRWAEIAGRTVSGYATSVIGCDAEVAVERRLSTSETPDGRPGVSLLAFAFSREALEKALVNRVGQCVMTCPTTACYNGLTAGEKTVIVGGRLRYFGDGWQISKRLAGRRYWRIPVMDGEFVCEEVFGTTKGVAGGNIIMMGTDPAGVLAAAEEAAAVMRTIEGVILPFPGGIARSGSKVGSKYKALRASTNTAFAPSLRGLVPTELPADVRCAYEIVIDGLTLEAVERATAEGVRAAVRGDRGLVAITSGNYGGKLGPFHIRLHDVLNS
- a CDS encoding formylmethanofuran dehydrogenase subunit B, which translates into the protein MTLKDEIDLASAEAPFTCTLCGCLCDDILLEVESGRVVEARNACDMARPILIGVPTIPEDSASPRRKGRDVTIEEAVSECARILGESQAPVIVGLERSTNETVRKVVGLADRLGATLEIGEASAAWARITAMQRVGAVGATLGEVKARADVIVFWACDPATTHPRHFERYSIDAVGRFVPGGRESRRVIVFDVDETPTARLADHFVRIERGRELNLLNVLRALVRGCELEPDRVEEATGHRIDDLQTLVKVLRGARYGAWFYGAFAGRAGAEGAEGRHHAVTALVRELARGTRFVALGLGEPGNSHGAEGVLGWQSGFTPGVDFAAGFPESLPGETSAAGRLATGEFDAALVLGEVPEPSHDALESRPWIFIGSPRSQAFDRADVALPAGTAGVDDSGTFTRVDGVVLPVRAFRPRSSPGAQEWLDRIERAVAASKAGASQ
- a CDS encoding formylmethanofuran dehydrogenase subunit A encodes the protein MSTLKIAGGRIIDPRNRADDVVGDVWIQDGRIVAPPTDADARADRTIDARGCIVMPGGVDVHSHVAGSKVNAARIMRPEERRGEDRVMRRWRDFRSGTIGSVPSSFTTGYLYAGLGYTTAVDAAIPPLGARQAHAEFADVPLIDKAMLVLMGNNHLILDAVRERDPERVRRTVAWLLDSAKGFGVKAVNPGGVEQWKLGGSRIAQWDDCVDHFEVTPRDVVVALADAVDTLGLPHPLHFHGLNLGLPGNWEQTLEGMQALDGRRVHMAHIQFHSYGGTPDRPADFGSEVGPLAGYVNAHEGITVDVGQVMFGETTSMTADGPTGHYLANLLGRKWYNHDVEQEDGCGVSPIVYEDRNFIHALQWAIGLEWFLRVDDPWKVAMSTDHPNGASFRAYPDVVALLMSKNLRDEVMARLPEKVRSRTSLGDLSREYTLREIAVVTRAGPARILGLDRKGHLGPGADGDVTIYMPDDDRRRMFAFPRWVVKGGEIIVEVGELRSAPGGVTLFTELDVSPESRRELSARLAEGASFHPANFGLRFDDLASPTPVARVGARP
- a CDS encoding carbohydrate porin, with the translated sequence MSNRRRIAAILLALASWIVEKQTVAQEAPAMLFEDPATGADAPEAAAGSTAGSVPAAPAAPNPYAGDLMTRYRLTGDWWGARSALAESGLTFDLFDTQFYQGVASGGQTQKFRYGGKIDYLFNLDAGKLNVWPGFFTTLHAETRYGSDVNNIDGLLAPSNLPMNFPKANTNITSITGLKFTQMIGQNLALYFGKINSLDEYGFRYSPGLGTNRPGLEGFLNTSLVFNPIVARTVPYSTIGTGFAFLREGQPWLSLSVFDPEERAATWGGNFFARGVVLVPNLMLQGKPLGRPGKLNFGGTWSSAQYRSFDPASYLSLPPQLIFDERFSPKETGSWSLYTNFYQALWVDEQDESRTWGVFGQFGISDGNPNPIKFVANGGIGGRSIIPGRTLDTFGVGYFHLGLSNNFKTLSRPFLPQGDEYGGELFYNAALTPWARFTVDLQIARPSTVQYDTVIIPGIRLQILF